The genomic window CGAGTCCAACCTCCGCCGGGGGCGATAATCGCCCCCGGACCCCCGTATTAATGACGAATGAAACAGAAATGGAATAACGGCTCAGGACGCATGGACAACGAAACCCAAGGAGAAGCCCATGGAACAACGTCTCTCCCTCGTCACCCTCGGGGTGAAGAATCTGCCCGAGGCCCGGGCCTTTTACGAGCGCCTGGGCTGGAAAGCCTCCTCCGCCTCGTGTGACGGGGTCTGCTTCTTCCAGACCGGAACGATGGCCCTGGCCCTCTATCCGGTCGCGGAACTGTTGCAGGATGCGGGTCTTGCCATGCGCCAACCGGTTCCGGGGGGTATCAGCCTGGGAATCAACGTGGTCGAACGGGAAGAGGTGGATCGGGAGACGCAACGAGTGGTGGGTTGCGGGGCCACCCTGCTGCAAGCCCCCAAAGACACCCCCTGGGGTGGGCGTACCGCCTACTTCGCCGACCCGGACGGACACCCCTGGGAGATCACCTGGGCCCCGATGTTTCCTCTGGGGCCCAAGGGAGAACTTATCCTGCCGGAATAACGGAGTCAGGTCGGTTTTTCGTCGTCCGGTTGATAGATGATATACTGGTTGCGACCCCGGCGCTTGACCTCGTACATGGCCTGATCCGCCTTCTGCAACAGGCCGTCCACCGTGTGGCCATGCTCGGGAAACAGCACCAGCCCGATGCTGGCCCCGATGCGGCATTCGCTGCCATGGATGGGAAAGGGCTCGTTAAGAACCTGAATGACCTTGGTGGCCAGTTGGCCCAAGTGGGCGGGGTGCGCCACCCCCGGCAGAATCAGGGTGAATTCGTCACCCCCCATGCGAGCCAGGATGTCGGAATCCCGCAGGCAATCCTTGGAGCGCTGCGCCACCGCCTTGAGCAGGATGTCCCCCGCCTCGTGGCCCAGGGTGTCGTTGACCTCCTTGAAGCGATCCAGATCCATGAAACCCACCGCCAGAGTCTGATTGCTGCGCGTGGCGCGGCGTATCTCCTGTTCCAGCAGTTCGCGGAACAGCATGCGGTTGGGCAAACCGGTCAACTGGTCGTGGGTGGCCAGGTGATGCACCCGATCCTCAACCAGTCCACGATCGATGACCCCCGCCAGGGTGACCGCAATGGTGGAGAGGAAGGCCTCTTCTTCCGGGTCGTGGGGGTGTCCGAAATCCACATAGAGGTTGAGTACCCCCAAGAGCTGCTCCCGCAGCAGAATGGGCACACAGTAGTGACCATGTTCGGAGATGCCGTCGAAGGTCACGTCGTGCTGCTCGTCCAGACCGTTCTTGAAGATGATTTCCCGCGTTTCGAAGGCCTTGCCGCACAGGCAGAATCCCGGACCGATGCGATGACAGGCCTTGAGCAGATGGGGATGCAAACCCTTTTGCACCACCATCATCATGGTATTGTCCTCCTGGGCCAGGAAGATCGACCCCTTGTACTGCACCGCAAGCCAGGGAACGGTCAGGATGATCTCCAACGCCACCTCCAGCTTGCGCCGCAAGGGCAGGGGCTCCAGACCAATTTCCAGCAGGGCGCTGATAGCCACCCGATTGACATAGGCCCGCATGTCCCGCGCTT from Magnetococcales bacterium includes these protein-coding regions:
- a CDS encoding VOC family protein, with protein sequence MEQRLSLVTLGVKNLPEARAFYERLGWKASSASCDGVCFFQTGTMALALYPVAELLQDAGLAMRQPVPGGISLGINVVEREEVDRETQRVVGCGATLLQAPKDTPWGGRTAYFADPDGHPWEITWAPMFPLGPKGELILPE
- a CDS encoding diguanylate cyclase; amino-acid sequence: TLGKISRHFAESHLLSPEMEQELRNIRYTSQDEVSLVAESMQQLTHTVLKRAAALEKQTDRLTESEERFRALTHSLADAILVYDEYGTIHFCNQVSALLFGREEAHLLNQPVYFLFAERWLDPAWSEKLLLTADKEGSVREGLARRGDDTEFPVEISLSRWQRKKKEFHTAVVRDISAHRLLEARDMRAYVNRVAISALLEIGLEPLPLRRKLEVALEIILTVPWLAVQYKGSIFLAQEDNTMMMVVQKGLHPHLLKACHRIGPGFCLCGKAFETREIIFKNGLDEQHDVTFDGISEHGHYCVPILLREQLLGVLNLYVDFGHPHDPEEEAFLSTIAVTLAGVIDRGLVEDRVHHLATHDQLTGLPNRMLFRELLEQEIRRATRSNQTLAVGFMDLDRFKEVNDTLGHEAGDILLKAVAQRSKDCLRDSDILARMGGDEFTLILPGVAHPAHLGQLATKVIQVLNEPFPIHGSECRIGASIGLVLFPEHGHTVDGLLQKADQAMYEVKRRGRNQYIIYQPDDEKPT